One Osmerus eperlanus chromosome 23, fOsmEpe2.1, whole genome shotgun sequence DNA segment encodes these proteins:
- the LOC134010003 gene encoding high affinity immunoglobulin epsilon receptor subunit gamma-like — MMGRAWLISAFPLWMNLGSAAALVEPEICYVLDGILFLYGIILTALYCRLRMNAMKQQPTAPKQESVYMGLDHRAQQDTYEEIGKKKGLH, encoded by the exons ATGATGGGGAGAGCCTGGCTTATCTCAGCCTTTCCACTCTGGATGAATTTGGGCAGTGCTG CCGCCCTCGTGGAACCTGAAATCTGTTACGTCCTGGATGGCATCCTGTTTCTGTACGGCATCATCCTCACGGCCCTCTACTGCAGACTCAGG ATGAATGCAATGAAGCAGCAGCCAACGGCACCG AAACAAGAGAGCGTCTACATG gGATTAGACCACCGTGCCCAGCAGGACACCTATGAGGAAATTGGTAAAAAGAAAGGACTGCATTAG
- the nectin4a gene encoding nectin-4 isoform X1 — MKQLDSRSVTDNRSIMTSHPGGTTLRLWLLFTFIAVALGDFVEPKTPFTLRSLAEMETRLPCRFQVEEGQIVVQVTWTKDMSDGTKESIITAHRTSGQTAFGLWSSRVRFSSSDPTVDSSMIIMDTDLSDEGKYSCKISTFPSGNFDIQLSLTVWSVPISYLDPVVLEEGQSFRVAASCRAVGRPPPTLSWDTDLTGQSSNRTLEGGTVSSYFSLHPLRNMNGKKLDCLVHHPALDRPRRISNNLVVHYPPHVDVSGFDKNWYVGLEGATLRCESGGNPRSHSFIWTRKGGALPEGVIPQNESLLFGRPLSLTDAGTYQCVAKNVVGVGKGDMEVIISDTPQKKTMFDDLMLPIVGAAAGGLLLIMLIIVISVTCHHKHKSKKLKKELTVKKEEICSLTLSRQASFRRMNSVSTDARGQTEENIPLRVEGTLRTSLSSLADQTRCRDSRSTLSGGRYGGGGGVVLDYLGRPVIYNNSRRGRERALERDEENRMRVESYVQNSTMSMEENHLHPPLHPSSFSMEQSAELHRSLNGSAMIPVEGGLRQGTVSRNQQHSPLSLSYPPVTDDEQDEDEGVGEVRGGQRSPMDEGRGDDRYSETNSSQISDVPNHQHYQQQPNGTLRPKASVINPHTTIIHKAQIV, encoded by the exons ATGAAGCAGTTGGACTCGCGGTCTGTGACAGATAATCGATCAATAATGACGTCGCACCCGGGTGGGACGACACTGCGTCTGTGGTTACTTTTTACATTCA taGCTGTGGCTCTGGGGGACTTTGTGGAGCCCAAGACCCCATTCACTCTGCGTTCCCTGGCCGAGATGGAGACACGTCTTCCCTGCCGTttccaggtggaggagggccAGATTGTGGTTCAGGTCACTTGGACCAAAGATATGAGCGATGGCACCAAAGAGTCCATCATCACTGCTCACCGCACCTCTGGACAAACTG CGTTCGGTCTGTGGTCCAGTCGTGTGCGGTTCAGCAGCAGTGATCCCACGGTTGACTCCTCCATGATCATCATGGACACGGATCTGTCCGACGAGGGAAAATACTCCTGCAAAATCAGCACCTTTCCCTCTGGAAACTTTGACATCCAGCTCTCACTAACCGTGTGGA GCGTGCCCATATCTTACCTGGaccctgtagttctggaggagggCCAGTCCTTCCGAGTAGCCGCCTCCTGTCGCGCTGTTGGCCGACCCCCGCCCACCCTCTCCTGGGACACGGACCTGACCGGCCAGTCGAGCAACCGGACATTAGAGGGGGGCACCGTATCTTCCTATTTCTCGCTGCACCCCCTGCGGAATATGAACGGGAAGAAGCTGGACTGCCTGGTACACCACCCAGCACTGGATCGACCCCGCAGGATAAGCAACAACCTCGTCGTTCACT ATCCCCCCCATGTGGATGTATCTGGGTTTGATAAGAACTGGTATGTGGGGCTGGAAGGAGCTACGCTCAGATGTGAGAGCGGAGGAAACCCCAGATCTCACAGTTTTATCTGGACAAG AAAGGGCGGAGCCTTGCCAGAGGGTGTGATCCCGCAGAATGAATCCCTCCTGTTTGGCCGGCCCCTAAGCCTGACGGACGCCGGCACCTACCAATGTGTGGCCAAGAATGTTGTAGGGGTGGGGAAAGGAGATATGGAGGTCATCATATCAG ACACACCCCAGAAGAAGACGATGTTTGACGATCTAATGCTCCCCATCGTGGGCGCAGCTGCAGGCGGCCTCCTGCTCATCATGCTCATCATTGTCATCAGTGTCACATGCCACCACAAACACAAAAGCAAGAaactgaagaaggagctgacagTAAAAAA GGAAGAAATTTGCAGTCTAACCCTGTCACGACAAGCCTCCTTCAGGAGAATGAACTCTGTCAGCACAGATGCCAGAGGACAG ACGGAGGAGAATATCCctctgagggtggaggggacccTGCGGACTAGTCTTTCCTCCTTGGCG GATCAGACTCGCTGCCGAGATAGTCGTTCTACTCTGTCTGGCGGACGgtacggagggggagggggagtggtgcTGGACTACCTGGGCCGACCAGTTATCTACAACAACtcacggagggggagagagagagccctggaGAGGGACGAGGAGAACCGAATGAGAGTGGAGTCGTATGTGCAAAACAGCACTATGTCTATG gaggAAAACCACCTTCACccgcctctccacccctcttcctttTCGATGGAACAGTCCGCCGAGCTTCACAGGTCCTTGAACGGCAGTGCCATGATCCCAGTAGAGGGGGGTTTGAGGCAGGGGACTGTCAGCAGGAACCAGCAACACTCTCCTCTGAGCCTCAGCTACCCCCCAGTGACGGACGATGAACAGGACGAGGACGAAGGTGTGGGCGAGGTCCGGGGAGGTCAGAGGAGCCCCATGGACGAGGGCAGGGGGGATGACCGCTACAGCGAGACCAACAGCTCCCAGATATCGGACGTTCCAAACCACCAGCACTACCAGCAGCAGCCCAACGGCACCCTGAGACCCAAAGCTAGCGTGATCAATCCCCACACAACCATCATACACAAGGCCCAGATCGTGTAG
- the nectin4a gene encoding nectin-4 isoform X2: MKQLDSRSVTDNRSIMTSHPGGTTLRLWLLFTFTVALGDFVEPKTPFTLRSLAEMETRLPCRFQVEEGQIVVQVTWTKDMSDGTKESIITAHRTSGQTAFGLWSSRVRFSSSDPTVDSSMIIMDTDLSDEGKYSCKISTFPSGNFDIQLSLTVWSVPISYLDPVVLEEGQSFRVAASCRAVGRPPPTLSWDTDLTGQSSNRTLEGGTVSSYFSLHPLRNMNGKKLDCLVHHPALDRPRRISNNLVVHYPPHVDVSGFDKNWYVGLEGATLRCESGGNPRSHSFIWTRKGGALPEGVIPQNESLLFGRPLSLTDAGTYQCVAKNVVGVGKGDMEVIISDTPQKKTMFDDLMLPIVGAAAGGLLLIMLIIVISVTCHHKHKSKKLKKELTVKKEEICSLTLSRQASFRRMNSVSTDARGQTEENIPLRVEGTLRTSLSSLADQTRCRDSRSTLSGGRYGGGGGVVLDYLGRPVIYNNSRRGRERALERDEENRMRVESYVQNSTMSMEENHLHPPLHPSSFSMEQSAELHRSLNGSAMIPVEGGLRQGTVSRNQQHSPLSLSYPPVTDDEQDEDEGVGEVRGGQRSPMDEGRGDDRYSETNSSQISDVPNHQHYQQQPNGTLRPKASVINPHTTIIHKAQIV; encoded by the exons ATGAAGCAGTTGGACTCGCGGTCTGTGACAGATAATCGATCAATAATGACGTCGCACCCGGGTGGGACGACACTGCGTCTGTGGTTACTTTTTACATTCA CTGTGGCTCTGGGGGACTTTGTGGAGCCCAAGACCCCATTCACTCTGCGTTCCCTGGCCGAGATGGAGACACGTCTTCCCTGCCGTttccaggtggaggagggccAGATTGTGGTTCAGGTCACTTGGACCAAAGATATGAGCGATGGCACCAAAGAGTCCATCATCACTGCTCACCGCACCTCTGGACAAACTG CGTTCGGTCTGTGGTCCAGTCGTGTGCGGTTCAGCAGCAGTGATCCCACGGTTGACTCCTCCATGATCATCATGGACACGGATCTGTCCGACGAGGGAAAATACTCCTGCAAAATCAGCACCTTTCCCTCTGGAAACTTTGACATCCAGCTCTCACTAACCGTGTGGA GCGTGCCCATATCTTACCTGGaccctgtagttctggaggagggCCAGTCCTTCCGAGTAGCCGCCTCCTGTCGCGCTGTTGGCCGACCCCCGCCCACCCTCTCCTGGGACACGGACCTGACCGGCCAGTCGAGCAACCGGACATTAGAGGGGGGCACCGTATCTTCCTATTTCTCGCTGCACCCCCTGCGGAATATGAACGGGAAGAAGCTGGACTGCCTGGTACACCACCCAGCACTGGATCGACCCCGCAGGATAAGCAACAACCTCGTCGTTCACT ATCCCCCCCATGTGGATGTATCTGGGTTTGATAAGAACTGGTATGTGGGGCTGGAAGGAGCTACGCTCAGATGTGAGAGCGGAGGAAACCCCAGATCTCACAGTTTTATCTGGACAAG AAAGGGCGGAGCCTTGCCAGAGGGTGTGATCCCGCAGAATGAATCCCTCCTGTTTGGCCGGCCCCTAAGCCTGACGGACGCCGGCACCTACCAATGTGTGGCCAAGAATGTTGTAGGGGTGGGGAAAGGAGATATGGAGGTCATCATATCAG ACACACCCCAGAAGAAGACGATGTTTGACGATCTAATGCTCCCCATCGTGGGCGCAGCTGCAGGCGGCCTCCTGCTCATCATGCTCATCATTGTCATCAGTGTCACATGCCACCACAAACACAAAAGCAAGAaactgaagaaggagctgacagTAAAAAA GGAAGAAATTTGCAGTCTAACCCTGTCACGACAAGCCTCCTTCAGGAGAATGAACTCTGTCAGCACAGATGCCAGAGGACAG ACGGAGGAGAATATCCctctgagggtggaggggacccTGCGGACTAGTCTTTCCTCCTTGGCG GATCAGACTCGCTGCCGAGATAGTCGTTCTACTCTGTCTGGCGGACGgtacggagggggagggggagtggtgcTGGACTACCTGGGCCGACCAGTTATCTACAACAACtcacggagggggagagagagagccctggaGAGGGACGAGGAGAACCGAATGAGAGTGGAGTCGTATGTGCAAAACAGCACTATGTCTATG gaggAAAACCACCTTCACccgcctctccacccctcttcctttTCGATGGAACAGTCCGCCGAGCTTCACAGGTCCTTGAACGGCAGTGCCATGATCCCAGTAGAGGGGGGTTTGAGGCAGGGGACTGTCAGCAGGAACCAGCAACACTCTCCTCTGAGCCTCAGCTACCCCCCAGTGACGGACGATGAACAGGACGAGGACGAAGGTGTGGGCGAGGTCCGGGGAGGTCAGAGGAGCCCCATGGACGAGGGCAGGGGGGATGACCGCTACAGCGAGACCAACAGCTCCCAGATATCGGACGTTCCAAACCACCAGCACTACCAGCAGCAGCCCAACGGCACCCTGAGACCCAAAGCTAGCGTGATCAATCCCCACACAACCATCATACACAAGGCCCAGATCGTGTAG